In a genomic window of Saccharothrix sp. HUAS TT1:
- a CDS encoding DUF1702 family protein, with product MTTALATRLRLPLRMADFSRRGFRLDLPAQRAVLELHARNFLGGFNLAVGSWREPHEPLSRVADEERGFAYEGAAMFAGLLDLATAGRARALDRLLAGPGDAYAHLVHVGAGWLFTAARVPAPTRLPGTPLLRWLAVDGAGFGEVYFGGVKALLRRASRVPGPVWRARVAGCGRALWFVESACPAGIADVIGRAPALARPHLWSGVGLAAAYAGGVGEAARTELLDLVGRHRAHFAQGVVFAAAARVRSGIVPRHTRDTCARVLGVTAERAARWADDAGADLLDSRDVQAYLEWKARLRDRIARQT from the coding sequence GTGACGACCGCACTCGCGACACGACTGCGGTTGCCACTGCGAATGGCTGATTTCTCCCGGCGTGGTTTCCGGCTCGACCTCCCGGCGCAGCGCGCCGTCCTCGAACTGCACGCGCGGAACTTCCTGGGCGGGTTCAACCTCGCGGTGGGTTCGTGGCGGGAACCGCACGAGCCGCTGAGCCGGGTGGCCGACGAGGAGCGCGGTTTCGCCTACGAGGGCGCCGCCATGTTCGCCGGGCTGCTCGACCTGGCCACCGCCGGCCGGGCCCGCGCCCTCGACCGGCTGCTCGCCGGGCCGGGCGACGCCTACGCGCACCTGGTGCACGTCGGCGCCGGGTGGTTGTTCACGGCGGCGCGGGTGCCCGCGCCGACCCGTCTGCCCGGCACACCGCTGCTGCGCTGGCTCGCGGTCGACGGGGCGGGGTTCGGCGAGGTGTACTTCGGTGGCGTGAAAGCGTTGCTGCGCAGGGCTTCCCGCGTGCCGGGTCCGGTGTGGCGGGCCCGGGTGGCCGGGTGCGGGAGGGCGCTGTGGTTCGTCGAGTCCGCTTGCCCGGCGGGGATCGCGGACGTGATCGGCCGCGCGCCCGCCCTCGCGCGACCGCACCTGTGGAGCGGCGTCGGGCTCGCCGCCGCGTACGCCGGCGGGGTGGGCGAGGCGGCTCGGACCGAACTGCTCGACCTGGTCGGGCGGCACCGCGCGCACTTCGCGCAGGGCGTCGTCTTCGCGGCAGCCGCCCGGGTCCGCTCGGGGATCGTGCCGCGGCACACGCGCGACACGTGCGCGCGAGTGCTGGGGGTGACCGCCGAACGAGCCGCGCGCTGGGCCGACGACGCAGGCGCTGATCTTCTCGATTCCCGCGACGTGCAGGCGTACCTGGAGTGGAAGGCGCGGCTGCGCGACCGCATTGCCCGACAGACCTGA
- a CDS encoding CRTAC1 family protein: MGAMVTAAARKTLSVIAVLSVCAAAGLAVVRPGLGDETAAATAARFGFTATGLNRAPVGARTERAVAPELHDIRGWISSVGAAVALADVRGLGRAADVCLVDPRDDSVTLRPAPVGGAATYAPFELRPDGLRYDSTMAPMGCVPADLDEDGDVDFVVPYWGRSPVLFVNTGGVGAPTRFRADELIEPMAVWNSGTLNVGDVDGDGHLDVLVGNYFPDGARLLDPTASDETRIRMQDSMSLGRNGGVNRVLLTRPTGVPDRRPVVVDASTALTGDAAQSWTLATGLQDLTGDGLPEVYQANDFGPDQLMVNHSTPGAVRLREVTGDRDPVTPKSEVLGHDSFKGMGVAFTYPGGGGLPMMVVSNITVPYGLHESNFAFVPDGSPDDLLAGEAPFTESSEALGLARAGWCWDVKAGDFDNDGVDELVQANGFLKGDVNRWPLLQELAMANDDLLRHPAVWPRFGPGDDLSGHEPNRFWVRDGGGRYFDLAGQVGFAFPDNTRGLAVGDVDGDNRLDVLVANQWEDSVLLTGGERGGPAADLRLVRAGAVEGRVVDAIGAQVVLHHPERPQKAQLYPANGHSGVSAAALHFALPGGGAAPATVTWRDASGTHRAEVLVTPGHHTVELGPGATAVVR; the protein is encoded by the coding sequence ATGGGTGCGATGGTGACCGCTGCCGCGCGCAAGACCTTGTCCGTGATCGCCGTGCTGTCCGTCTGCGCCGCCGCCGGCCTGGCGGTGGTGCGGCCCGGCCTCGGCGACGAGACCGCCGCCGCCACCGCCGCCCGGTTCGGGTTCACCGCGACCGGGCTGAACCGGGCGCCGGTCGGCGCGCGGACCGAACGCGCCGTCGCCCCGGAGCTGCACGACATCCGCGGCTGGATCTCCTCGGTCGGCGCCGCCGTCGCGCTGGCGGACGTGCGCGGCCTCGGTCGCGCGGCCGACGTCTGCCTGGTGGACCCGCGCGACGACTCGGTGACGCTGCGCCCCGCACCGGTCGGCGGTGCGGCAACCTACGCGCCGTTCGAGCTGCGGCCGGACGGCCTGCGCTACGACTCGACCATGGCGCCCATGGGCTGCGTCCCGGCCGACCTGGACGAGGACGGCGACGTGGACTTCGTCGTGCCCTACTGGGGCCGCTCGCCGGTCCTGTTCGTCAACACCGGCGGAGTGGGCGCGCCGACCCGGTTCCGGGCCGACGAGCTGATCGAGCCGATGGCGGTGTGGAACTCCGGCACGCTCAACGTCGGCGACGTCGACGGCGACGGCCACCTCGACGTCCTGGTGGGCAACTACTTCCCCGACGGCGCGCGGCTGCTCGACCCGACCGCCTCCGACGAGACCCGCATCCGGATGCAGGACTCGATGTCGTTGGGCCGCAACGGCGGCGTGAACCGCGTCCTGCTGACGCGGCCGACGGGCGTGCCGGACCGCAGGCCGGTCGTCGTGGACGCCAGCACCGCCCTGACCGGCGACGCGGCGCAGTCGTGGACGCTGGCCACCGGCCTGCAGGACCTGACCGGCGACGGCCTGCCGGAGGTCTACCAGGCCAACGACTTCGGGCCGGACCAGCTGATGGTGAACCACTCGACGCCCGGCGCGGTGCGCCTGCGCGAGGTCACCGGCGACCGCGACCCGGTGACGCCGAAGTCCGAGGTGCTGGGGCACGACTCGTTCAAGGGCATGGGCGTCGCGTTCACCTACCCGGGCGGCGGCGGCCTGCCGATGATGGTCGTCAGCAACATCACCGTCCCGTACGGCCTGCACGAGAGCAACTTCGCCTTCGTCCCCGACGGGAGCCCGGACGACCTGCTGGCGGGGGAGGCGCCCTTCACCGAGAGCAGCGAGGCGCTGGGGCTGGCGCGCGCCGGCTGGTGCTGGGACGTCAAGGCGGGCGACTTCGACAACGACGGCGTGGACGAGCTGGTGCAGGCGAACGGGTTCCTGAAGGGCGACGTGAACCGCTGGCCGCTCCTCCAGGAGCTGGCGATGGCCAACGACGACCTGCTGCGCCACCCGGCGGTGTGGCCGCGCTTCGGCCCCGGCGACGACCTGTCCGGCCACGAGCCGAACCGGTTCTGGGTCCGCGACGGCGGCGGCCGGTACTTCGACCTGGCCGGGCAGGTGGGTTTCGCGTTCCCCGACAACACCCGGGGACTGGCCGTCGGCGACGTCGATGGCGACAACCGGCTCGACGTGCTGGTGGCCAACCAGTGGGAGGACTCCGTGCTGCTGACCGGCGGTGAACGCGGCGGACCGGCGGCCGACCTGCGCCTGGTGCGCGCCGGCGCGGTCGAGGGCAGGGTGGTCGACGCCATCGGCGCGCAGGTGGTGCTGCACCACCCCGAACGGCCGCAGAAGGCCCAGCTGTACCCGGCGAACGGGCACAGCGGGGTGTCCGCGGCGGCGCTGCACTTCGCGCTGCCCGGCGGTGGCGCGGCGCCGGCCACCGTCACCTGGCGGGACGCCTCCGGCACGCACCGCGCCGAGGTCCTGGTGACGCCCGGCCACCACACGGTCGAGCTGGGCCCCGGCGCGACGGCGGTCGTGCGATGA
- a CDS encoding enediyne biosynthesis protein UnbU, whose translation MTATRLAGAGPDERALAAPGGPGLTADQRRVKALTRFAVSITAFNVLGHLFLGFEQAPITPVVAVLTSYAAALAFEALDAWAFGRRAEFTKGRRAFAVFLLPAHITGLATGMLMWGNASLWPYVFAILVGNGSKYLVRLRVRGRLRHVLNPSNTGIAVALLLFPWVSIAPPYHFTSSTTGAIDWLLPLAVLAAGTVINVKLTGRMPLIAGWLGGFAAQALVRWLLLDHHLLAALAPMTGLAFILFTNYMITDPATTPTRGRDQVAFGVAVAAVYGVLVVSGVSFGLFFALVITCGARFLVQLLRPRVRATP comes from the coding sequence ATGACCGCGACGCGCCTGGCGGGCGCGGGACCGGACGAGCGGGCGCTCGCCGCGCCGGGGGGACCGGGGCTGACCGCCGACCAGCGCCGGGTCAAGGCGCTGACCAGGTTCGCCGTCTCGATCACCGCGTTCAACGTCCTCGGGCACCTGTTCCTCGGGTTCGAGCAGGCGCCGATCACCCCGGTCGTCGCCGTCCTGACCAGCTACGCGGCCGCGTTGGCGTTCGAAGCGCTCGACGCCTGGGCGTTCGGCAGGCGGGCCGAGTTCACCAAGGGCCGGCGGGCGTTCGCGGTCTTCCTGCTGCCCGCCCACATCACCGGGCTGGCGACCGGGATGCTGATGTGGGGCAACGCCTCCCTGTGGCCGTACGTCTTCGCCATCCTGGTGGGCAACGGGTCGAAGTACCTGGTGCGGCTGCGCGTGCGCGGCAGGCTGCGGCACGTGCTCAACCCGTCCAACACGGGCATCGCGGTGGCGCTGCTGCTGTTCCCCTGGGTGAGCATCGCACCGCCCTACCACTTCACCAGCTCCACCACCGGCGCGATCGACTGGCTGCTGCCGCTGGCCGTGCTCGCGGCGGGCACGGTGATCAACGTCAAGCTGACCGGCAGGATGCCGCTGATCGCGGGCTGGCTCGGCGGGTTCGCGGCGCAGGCGCTGGTGCGCTGGCTGCTGCTGGACCACCACCTGCTCGCCGCGCTGGCGCCGATGACGGGCCTGGCGTTCATCCTGTTCACCAACTACATGATCACCGACCCGGCCACCACCCCGACCCGGGGGCGCGACCAGGTCGCCTTCGGCGTCGCGGTGGCCGCCGTCTACGGGGTCCTGGTGGTGTCCGGGGTCTCCTTCGGGCTGTTCTTCGCGCTGGTGATCACCTGCGGGGCCCGCTTCCTGGTCCAGCTCCTGCGCCCCCGCGTGCGAGCCACCCCGTGA
- a CDS encoding SDR family NAD(P)-dependent oxidoreductase, with the protein MSGGQPVAVVGLACRYPDADSPDRLWETVLGRRRAFRSLPDRRLGAGYRGAGPDQTYVTHAGLLRGWEFDRRRFEVPGPLFRAVDQTHWLALQTCAEALSDAGFPDADGLDRDRAGVVLGNSLTGEFSRAAQLRLRWPFVRRAAATALSGAGVPDDQAEHALQLLRDLVRDPFPEPGDETLAGALSNTIAGRVCNHFDLRGTGYTVDGACSSSLLAVITACRALDCGELDFALAGGVDLSLDPFELVGFARLGVLADGRRMRVYDADPTGFLPGEGCGVVALMRADDARRRGLRVYARLSGWGTSCDGSGGLTRPETAGLVRALDRAYALAGVDPAAAGLVEGHGTGTAVGDRVELAALNRVRAGAAARAALGSVKANVGHTKAAAGVAGLIKAALAVHHRVLPPTTGCEDPHPLLTGSDSTVRVPAEPEPWPDRTPVAGVSAMGFGGINTHVVLTGGGRGGSGVPASALRWSRPLPAHEIVLVTAADRDDLAARLGALAAKAGSLSAAELHDLAATRYRAAPSDPALRCLLVADSPERLALVADRASRRAPGWDSALLVDRAEGFVLARRAAHRVGLLFPGQAAPVRARLDDWARDLAVPELPDDVPLRDGATETAIAQPAVVRQSLAALALLAELGCDAVAAVGHSLGEITALVWAGALSADEGLRLAAARGRVMAEHGGAGTAMASIGLPVAVVEELAGSTPVVVAGYNGPDQVTIGGRAADVRRVAERATRVRARAKVLAVSHAFHTEAMRPAAAPFAEELRGVGLRPPRRPVFSTVTGHRLDPGADLRSLLVDQVTAPVRFADALAALTATCDLLVEVGPGTTLTSLVTGFPAVSLDPGGSGREHALALAALAAASACDLDRWFGDRAHRHLDLDTPITLLANPTEVEAAVAVREPAREPGVDPLLAHLSRTLELPPADLRPDRRLLGDLHLNSLQVVQLVAEAAALLDRRAPALPPSLETMTVGELAELVASQPPGGDTTAAVAGVRPWVRSFEHRWEPWTGPPAGDEVRWTVHAAAPRWLHAAAGTRADGAALDGLVGWLDDDAGTTAVAELLHAIAAHRPDVLAVLHHGHPAAEAVASSAAIELTSCVATAIELPPTARDLDLRLARTGGRLRVDAAGGVRRPVTVARPTTSGGPLPIGPGDVCLASGGVDGITARCAEALALRTGCTLVLLGRSPRDASRVRAGLAGLDRRVTAHYVDCDVTDPDRVRDAVAAAGAHGPVRAVLHGAGVNEPRPLDAVTAATLAATVTPKVAGLHHLLAALAEPPALLVGFGSIIGRRGLPGQAEYCVANDWLRVDLERWAAENPTCRTRVLEWSVWSDVGMGRRMGVLNSLRDRGITPVEPAAGVAAMLAALADEDGPVTRLVAGRFPDGPTLSVAGPPFAPLRFSADAPVRVPGVEAVLTPVISTGDDPYLDDHRVDGVPVLPAVVGLEAAAQAAATAVGEREGWEFTDVELPAPVLVNPHEPRALRVAALVRDDAGTALDVVLRDASDGFTTDRLRATARPAPPAPHDLAPTAAPPRRDGPHPFYGPLLFHSGRLRRLVDYEHLSAFRVRAWVRSDQGPWFSDRHPQRLLLGDPGAHDAAIHVLLACLPHRRALPVAAERVTVWRRPAGLVLVTAAERSHHGDDYTYDVSLSDQDGARIARWDGLRLRAFGPRPWPGALPAPLVGPLLSRRLAELGLAERLELVSTGDVLVAHADAPVGVGWALDHRAATARALLDLGLPGDPDEVAARTTDDGLLVGGTAAAVVVTSTGPACAAVALPRGA; encoded by the coding sequence GTGAGCGGCGGGCAGCCGGTCGCGGTGGTCGGCCTGGCCTGCCGCTACCCCGACGCCGACAGCCCGGACCGGCTGTGGGAGACGGTCCTCGGCCGCCGGCGCGCGTTCCGCTCGCTGCCCGACCGGCGCCTCGGCGCCGGGTACCGCGGCGCCGGGCCCGACCAGACCTACGTGACCCACGCGGGCCTGCTGCGCGGGTGGGAGTTCGACCGGCGCCGGTTCGAGGTGCCCGGCCCGCTGTTCCGCGCCGTCGACCAGACGCACTGGCTGGCGCTGCAGACCTGCGCGGAGGCGTTGTCGGACGCCGGGTTCCCCGACGCCGACGGGCTCGACCGCGACCGCGCGGGCGTCGTCCTGGGCAACTCGCTGACCGGGGAGTTCTCCCGCGCCGCCCAGCTGCGGTTGCGCTGGCCGTTCGTCCGGCGCGCGGCGGCCACCGCGCTGTCCGGCGCAGGCGTGCCGGACGACCAGGCCGAGCACGCCCTGCAACTGCTGCGCGACCTGGTCCGGGACCCCTTCCCGGAGCCCGGCGACGAGACGCTGGCCGGCGCGCTGTCCAACACGATCGCCGGCCGCGTCTGCAACCACTTCGACCTGCGCGGCACCGGCTACACCGTGGACGGCGCGTGCTCGTCCAGCCTGCTGGCGGTGATCACGGCCTGCCGCGCCCTGGACTGCGGCGAGCTGGACTTCGCCCTCGCCGGCGGCGTCGACCTCAGCCTGGACCCGTTCGAGCTGGTCGGGTTCGCGCGGCTGGGCGTGCTGGCCGACGGCCGCCGGATGCGGGTGTACGACGCCGACCCCACGGGCTTCCTGCCCGGCGAGGGCTGCGGGGTGGTGGCGCTGATGCGCGCCGACGACGCCCGACGGAGGGGGCTGCGGGTGTACGCCCGGCTGTCCGGGTGGGGCACGTCCTGCGACGGGTCGGGCGGCCTGACCCGGCCGGAGACGGCGGGCCTGGTGCGCGCGCTGGACCGGGCGTACGCGCTGGCGGGCGTCGACCCGGCGGCGGCCGGCCTCGTGGAGGGCCACGGCACCGGCACCGCCGTGGGGGACCGGGTCGAGCTGGCGGCGCTCAACCGCGTGCGGGCCGGTGCGGCCGCGCGCGCCGCGCTCGGCTCCGTCAAGGCCAACGTGGGCCACACCAAGGCGGCGGCCGGTGTCGCCGGGTTGATCAAGGCGGCGCTCGCCGTGCACCACCGGGTGCTGCCGCCGACCACCGGCTGCGAGGACCCGCACCCGCTGCTGACGGGCTCCGACAGCACCGTGCGCGTGCCGGCCGAGCCCGAGCCGTGGCCGGACCGGACGCCCGTCGCGGGGGTGTCGGCGATGGGGTTCGGCGGCATCAACACCCACGTCGTGCTCACCGGCGGCGGTCGGGGCGGCTCCGGGGTCCCGGCGTCGGCGCTGCGGTGGAGCAGGCCGCTGCCCGCGCACGAGATCGTGCTCGTCACCGCCGCGGACCGCGACGACCTGGCGGCGCGGCTGGGCGCCCTGGCGGCCAAGGCGGGCTCGTTGAGCGCGGCCGAGCTGCACGACCTCGCCGCCACCCGCTACCGGGCGGCGCCGTCCGACCCGGCGTTGCGCTGCCTGCTCGTGGCCGATTCCCCCGAGCGGTTGGCGCTGGTCGCGGACCGCGCGTCGCGCCGCGCGCCGGGCTGGGACTCGGCGCTGCTGGTCGACCGCGCCGAGGGGTTCGTCCTCGCCCGCCGGGCGGCGCACCGGGTCGGGCTGCTGTTCCCCGGCCAGGCGGCCCCGGTGCGCGCCCGGCTGGACGACTGGGCGCGGGACCTGGCGGTGCCCGAGCTGCCCGACGACGTGCCGCTGCGCGACGGCGCGACGGAGACCGCCATCGCGCAGCCCGCCGTCGTCCGGCAGTCCCTCGCCGCCCTGGCCCTGCTCGCCGAGCTGGGGTGCGACGCGGTGGCCGCGGTGGGGCACAGCCTCGGCGAGATCACCGCGCTGGTGTGGGCGGGCGCGCTGTCCGCCGACGAGGGGCTGCGGCTGGCCGCCGCCCGCGGGCGGGTGATGGCGGAGCACGGGGGCGCCGGGACCGCGATGGCGAGCATCGGCCTGCCCGTGGCCGTGGTCGAGGAGCTGGCCGGCAGCACGCCGGTGGTCGTGGCCGGGTACAACGGGCCCGACCAGGTGACGATCGGGGGCCGGGCGGCGGACGTGCGCCGGGTGGCGGAACGCGCGACGCGGGTCCGGGCCAGGGCGAAGGTGCTCGCGGTGTCGCACGCGTTCCACACCGAGGCGATGCGCCCGGCCGCGGCCCCGTTCGCCGAGGAGCTGCGCGGAGTGGGGCTGCGGCCACCGCGGCGGCCGGTGTTCTCCACCGTCACCGGCCACCGGCTGGACCCGGGCGCGGACCTGCGCTCGCTGCTGGTCGACCAGGTCACGGCGCCGGTCCGGTTCGCCGACGCCCTGGCCGCCCTGACCGCGACGTGCGACCTGCTGGTCGAGGTCGGGCCGGGCACCACGCTGACCTCGCTGGTGACCGGGTTCCCGGCGGTCTCGCTCGACCCGGGCGGCTCCGGGCGCGAGCACGCGCTCGCGCTCGCCGCGCTGGCCGCCGCCTCCGCGTGCGACCTCGACCGGTGGTTCGGCGACCGGGCCCACCGCCACCTCGACCTGGACACCCCGATCACGCTGCTGGCGAACCCGACCGAGGTCGAGGCGGCGGTGGCCGTCCGGGAGCCGGCGCGCGAACCGGGCGTGGACCCGTTGCTGGCGCACCTGAGCCGCACGCTGGAACTGCCGCCGGCCGACCTCCGGCCGGACCGCAGGCTGCTCGGCGACCTGCACCTGAACTCGCTGCAGGTCGTGCAGCTCGTCGCCGAGGCCGCGGCCCTGCTGGACCGGCGCGCGCCCGCCCTGCCGCCCTCGCTGGAGACCATGACCGTCGGCGAGCTGGCCGAGCTGGTCGCGAGCCAACCGCCCGGTGGCGACACCACGGCCGCAGTGGCCGGCGTCCGCCCGTGGGTGCGGTCGTTCGAGCACCGGTGGGAGCCGTGGACCGGGCCGCCGGCCGGTGACGAGGTGCGCTGGACCGTGCACGCCGCGGCGCCCCGGTGGCTCCACGCCGCCGCCGGGACCCGGGCCGACGGCGCGGCTCTCGACGGCTTGGTCGGGTGGCTGGACGACGACGCCGGGACCACCGCGGTGGCGGAGCTGCTGCACGCCATCGCCGCGCACCGGCCGGACGTCCTCGCCGTGCTGCACCACGGCCACCCGGCCGCCGAGGCCGTGGCGAGCAGCGCCGCGATCGAGCTGACCTCGTGCGTCGCCACCGCGATCGAACTGCCCCCGACCGCCCGCGACCTGGACCTCCGGCTGGCCCGGACCGGCGGCCGGCTGCGCGTGGACGCGGCGGGCGGCGTGCGGCGCCCGGTCACGGTGGCCCGCCCGACGACGTCCGGCGGGCCGCTGCCGATCGGTCCGGGCGACGTCTGCCTGGCCTCCGGCGGTGTCGACGGCATCACGGCGCGCTGCGCGGAAGCGCTGGCCCTGCGCACCGGCTGCACGCTCGTCCTGCTCGGGCGCTCGCCGCGGGACGCGTCGCGGGTGCGGGCCGGGCTGGCCGGGCTCGACCGGCGGGTCACCGCCCACTACGTCGACTGCGACGTCACCGACCCGGACCGGGTGCGCGACGCGGTCGCGGCGGCCGGGGCGCACGGGCCGGTGCGCGCCGTCCTGCACGGCGCGGGCGTCAACGAGCCGCGCCCGCTGGACGCAGTGACCGCGGCGACCCTCGCCGCGACGGTCACCCCGAAGGTGGCCGGGCTCCACCACCTGCTGGCCGCGCTGGCGGAACCGCCGGCGCTGCTGGTCGGCTTCGGTTCCATCATCGGCCGTCGCGGCTTGCCGGGTCAGGCGGAGTACTGCGTCGCCAACGACTGGCTGCGGGTGGACCTGGAGCGGTGGGCGGCCGAGAACCCGACGTGCCGCACCAGGGTGCTGGAGTGGTCGGTCTGGTCCGACGTCGGCATGGGCCGCCGGATGGGCGTGCTGAACTCGCTGCGCGACCGGGGCATCACGCCCGTCGAGCCCGCCGCGGGGGTGGCGGCGATGCTGGCCGCGCTGGCCGACGAGGACGGGCCGGTGACCAGGCTGGTCGCCGGCAGGTTCCCGGACGGCCCGACGCTGTCGGTCGCCGGGCCACCGTTCGCACCGCTCCGCTTCTCCGCCGACGCCCCCGTGCGGGTCCCGGGGGTCGAGGCGGTCCTGACACCGGTGATCTCCACCGGTGACGACCCCTACCTGGACGACCACCGCGTGGACGGCGTCCCGGTGCTCCCCGCCGTCGTCGGCCTGGAAGCGGCGGCCCAGGCGGCGGCGACCGCGGTCGGCGAGCGGGAGGGCTGGGAGTTCACCGACGTGGAGCTGCCCGCCCCGGTGCTGGTGAACCCGCACGAGCCGCGCGCGCTGCGCGTGGCGGCGCTGGTCCGCGACGACGCCGGGACCGCGCTGGACGTGGTGCTGCGCGACGCTTCCGACGGCTTCACCACCGACCGCCTCCGCGCGACCGCCCGCCCCGCCCCGCCCGCGCCGCACGACCTCGCCCCGACCGCCGCACCGCCACGACGTGACGGCCCGCACCCGTTCTACGGGCCCCTGCTGTTCCACTCCGGGCGCCTGCGCCGCCTGGTCGACTACGAGCACCTGTCGGCCTTTCGCGTCCGGGCGTGGGTCCGGTCCGACCAGGGGCCCTGGTTCTCCGACCGCCACCCGCAGCGGCTGCTCCTGGGCGACCCGGGCGCGCACGACGCCGCCATCCACGTGCTGCTGGCCTGCCTGCCGCACCGGCGCGCCCTGCCCGTCGCCGCCGAGCGGGTGACGGTGTGGCGTCGACCCGCCGGCCTGGTCCTGGTCACCGCGGCCGAGCGGTCGCACCACGGCGACGATTACACCTACGACGTGTCGCTGTCCGATCAGGACGGTGCGCGGATCGCCCGCTGGGACGGGCTGCGGCTGCGCGCGTTCGGCCCCCGGCCCTGGCCCGGCGCCCTGCCCGCGCCCCTGGTCGGCCCGCTGCTGAGCAGGCGGCTGGCGGAGCTGGGCCTCGCCGAACGCCTGGAACTGGTGAGCACCGGGGACGTCCTGGTCGCCCACGCGGACGCGCCGGTGGGCGTCGGGTGGGCCCTCGACCACCGGGCGGCGACCGCGAGGGCGCTGCTGGACCTGGGCCTGCCTGGCGACCCCGACGAGGTGGCGGCCCGGACCACCGACGACGGCCTGCTGGTCGGCGGCACCGCCGCGGCGGTGGTCGTCACCTCCACCGGCCCGGCGTGCGCCGCGGTCGCCCTGCCCCGAGGAGCGTGA
- a CDS encoding acyl-CoA thioesterase has translation MNTVREFHWRHVVTFDETNLVGNVYFARFLHWQGHCREMFLARHAPRVLKELSGGGLVLATTSCSMEYFGECFAFDEIDVAMTLRERWDSGLRMAFDFRRDDRLVARGEQTVACLRRAGSGVEPVAVPAELATALTPYERGTA, from the coding sequence GTGAACACCGTGCGGGAGTTCCACTGGCGGCACGTGGTGACGTTCGACGAGACCAACCTCGTCGGCAACGTCTACTTCGCCCGGTTCCTGCACTGGCAGGGCCACTGCCGCGAGATGTTCCTGGCCCGGCACGCCCCGCGGGTGCTGAAGGAGCTGAGCGGTGGCGGCCTCGTGCTCGCCACCACCTCCTGCTCGATGGAGTACTTCGGGGAGTGCTTCGCCTTCGACGAGATCGACGTCGCGATGACCCTGCGCGAGCGCTGGGACAGCGGTCTGCGGATGGCCTTCGACTTCCGGCGCGACGACCGGCTGGTGGCGCGGGGCGAGCAGACCGTGGCCTGCCTGCGCCGCGCCGGGTCGGGCGTCGAGCCCGTCGCCGTCCCGGCGGAGCTGGCCACCGCGCTGACCCCGTACGAGCGCGGGACGGCGTGA
- a CDS encoding DUF6004 family protein encodes MSNPRDTYESLNLEPKPIRPHILAAATVVFGDDYYAGRRETINLSGFVQLNKWPMPGFEHRVDEKGHAEFDTELISAPEVGIKGFSYELDDRIQVLSNPFLPNTGHVRQIVPGKNFPAEFYIRRFGILETSTLRLAHRNVIDIYGVVDSVPPFKKPLTGPYLGKPRGDGPFDVVQAPNVVRGTTLPEAWYPADDENQPVGITPTVFFAASAGPCMSMLVDPSMIMQVSLEGRIEVEVGGRTVHVDLAGDHRKAAGTEILLFGPEKHADNVGVLAQMARLAVVGHCPELGGRVMLRASWPRVSGGTLGEGSEESLSRVRFPGALHLDAEFELVTPQATLYAANPVHVSGNLTDMGATGTELSMSGVDAPLVTTDNEVKARLTGVRLVMRDAFVGEHAAVNV; translated from the coding sequence GTGAGCAACCCCCGGGACACCTACGAGTCGCTGAACCTCGAACCGAAGCCCATCCGGCCGCACATCCTCGCCGCGGCGACCGTGGTGTTCGGCGACGACTACTACGCGGGCCGACGCGAGACCATCAACCTGTCCGGCTTCGTCCAACTGAACAAGTGGCCCATGCCGGGGTTCGAGCACCGGGTGGACGAGAAGGGGCACGCGGAGTTCGACACCGAGCTCATCAGCGCCCCCGAGGTCGGCATCAAGGGGTTCAGCTACGAGCTCGACGACCGCATCCAGGTGCTGTCCAACCCGTTCCTGCCCAACACCGGCCACGTGCGGCAGATCGTGCCGGGCAAGAACTTCCCGGCGGAGTTCTACATCCGCCGCTTCGGCATCCTGGAGACGAGCACGCTGCGCCTGGCGCACCGCAACGTCATCGACATCTACGGCGTGGTCGACAGCGTCCCGCCCTTCAAGAAGCCGCTCACCGGCCCGTACCTGGGCAAGCCGCGCGGCGACGGGCCGTTCGACGTCGTGCAGGCGCCGAACGTGGTCCGCGGCACGACGCTGCCCGAGGCGTGGTACCCGGCCGACGACGAGAACCAGCCGGTCGGCATCACGCCGACGGTGTTCTTCGCCGCGAGCGCGGGGCCCTGCATGTCGATGCTGGTCGACCCGTCGATGATCATGCAGGTGTCGCTGGAGGGCCGGATCGAGGTCGAGGTCGGCGGCCGGACCGTGCACGTCGACCTGGCGGGCGACCACCGCAAGGCCGCCGGCACCGAGATCCTGCTGTTCGGCCCGGAGAAGCACGCCGACAACGTCGGCGTGCTGGCGCAGATGGCGCGGCTGGCCGTCGTCGGCCACTGCCCGGAGCTGGGCGGCCGGGTCATGCTGCGGGCGAGCTGGCCGCGGGTGTCCGGCGGCACGCTGGGCGAGGGCTCCGAGGAGAGCCTGAGCCGCGTCCGGTTCCCGGGCGCGCTGCACCTGGACGCCGAGTTCGAGCTGGTGACGCCGCAGGCCACCCTCTACGCGGCGAACCCGGTGCACGTCAGCGGCAACCTCACCGACATGGGCGCGACCGGCACCGAGCTGTCGATGAGCGGCGTGGACGCCCCGCTGGTCACCACGGACAACGAGGTGAAGGCCCGGTTGACGGGCGTGCGGCTGGTCATGCGCGACGCGTTCGTCGGCGAGCACGCGGCGGTCAACGTGTGA